One Papaver somniferum cultivar HN1 chromosome 10, ASM357369v1, whole genome shotgun sequence genomic window carries:
- the LOC113317905 gene encoding uncharacterized protein LOC113317905 codes for MEEPSVSSSISPLYGLDNSEKEEYRNQEEEKGIDLNKGFSSGFSIESEIEYHNQELNLIDNFNVDSSSTSSSTGKNDKEEESREEQEVDAEEEPRVFSCNYCQRKFYSSQALGGHQNAHKRERTIAKRDRHLGEAAAAAFTYANMHHHLHNNNPYNHHQYQFSSMGSLPLYGSRSLGVQVHSMIHKPTSPSSSLPSLLPSSSFGHPQHLYGQNHPGWTASSSFRPSIGDHQPTIGRLPSFVSGSMPRVPRFNNYEGGVGGSFLLQGGGGSDGGGGRSSTASNQGGGDFKSIDLALKL; via the coding sequence ATGGAAGAACCTTCTGTTTCAAGTAGCATATCTCCTTTATATGGATTAGACAACTCTGAAAAAGAAGAATATAGaaaccaagaagaagaaaaaggaattgaTCTGAATAAAGGATTTTCATCAGGTTTCTCAATTGAATCTGAAATTGAGTATCATAATCAAGAACTCAATCTGATTGACAATTTCAATGTGgattcatcatcaacatcatcatcaacagggaaaaatgataaagaagaagaaagtagagAAGAACAAGAAGTAGATGCAGAAGAAGAACCAAGAGTATTTTCATGTAATTATTGTCAAAGGAAATTCTACAGTTCACAAGCATTAGGAGGACATCAGAACGCACATAAAAGAGAGCGGACAATTGCTAAAAGAGATCGACATCTTGGagaagctgctgcagctgcttTTACTTATGCAAACATGCACCACCACCTCCACAACAACAATCCCTACAACCACCATCAATATCAGTTCTCAAGTATGGGTTCTTTACCTCTTTATGGTTCTAGATCACTAGGTGTTCAAGTTCATTCTATGATTCACAAACCCACATCACCATCATCTTCTCTACCATCTCTTTTACCTTCTTCATCTTTTGGTCATCCTCAACATCTATATGGACAGAATCATCCTGGATGGACTGCATCATCATCTTTTAGACCATCCATAGGTGATCATCAACCAACAATCGGACGGTTACCATCATTTGTATCTGGGTCTATGCCACGTGTCCCTAGGTTCAATAATTATGAAGGAGGGGTTGGTGGTAGTTTTCTGTTGcaaggtggtggtggtagtgatggtggtggtggaaggagTAGTACTGCCAGTAATCAAGGAGGAGGAGACTTTAAGAGTATTGATTTGGCACTCAAGCTTTAg